A single window of Synechococcus sp. C9 DNA harbors:
- the smpB gene encoding SsrA-binding protein SmpB → MKSVSENREARHLYEILETFECGIELKGTEVKSVRAGKVNLRDGFARFKNGELYLLNVHISPHETASNYFNHDPRRTRKLLMHRAELRKLIGKVEQKGLSLVPLKMYFKGDWVKVLLGLGRGKKLHDKRQTLKERQEKREMERAVKQRD, encoded by the coding sequence GTGAAATCCGTCAGCGAAAATCGGGAAGCCCGCCATCTGTATGAGATTCTGGAAACCTTCGAGTGTGGCATTGAACTGAAGGGGACAGAAGTGAAATCGGTGCGGGCGGGGAAAGTCAATTTACGGGATGGGTTTGCCCGGTTCAAAAATGGGGAACTGTACTTGCTGAATGTGCATATCTCCCCCCACGAAACCGCCAGCAATTATTTTAATCACGACCCCCGGCGTACCCGCAAATTGCTCATGCATCGGGCGGAATTACGGAAACTCATCGGGAAAGTGGAGCAAAAAGGTCTGTCCCTGGTGCCCCTGAAAATGTACTTCAAGGGGGACTGGGTAAAGGTCTTGCTGGGACTAGGGCGGGGGAAAAAGCTCCACGATAAACGCCAAACCCTCAAGGAACGCCAAGAAAAACGGGAGATGGAACGGGCGGTGAAGCAGAGGGACTAG
- a CDS encoding FHA domain-containing protein, translating into MSDTPQERHLLVIQDDEGSRAIALEAATYSLGRDPSNAIVLNSKTVSRRHAILLRLPNPETKGYRYRLMDGDSKGNRSANGTRVNGKEWSTGELKHGDIISFGDVEAQYSITIMTEAEFKKHTETIDFRSIKSEMVNTEETQMF; encoded by the coding sequence ATGAGCGATACACCCCAAGAACGGCACCTGTTGGTCATCCAGGATGATGAGGGTTCCCGTGCCATTGCCCTCGAAGCCGCCACCTACTCCTTGGGGCGAGACCCTAGTAATGCCATTGTACTGAATTCTAAAACCGTTTCCCGCCGTCATGCGATTTTGCTCCGTTTGCCCAACCCGGAAACCAAGGGCTATCGCTACCGGTTGATGGATGGGGACAGCAAGGGCAATCGCAGTGCTAATGGCACCCGGGTGAACGGTAAGGAATGGTCCACCGGCGAACTCAAACACGGGGATATTATCAGTTTTGGGGATGTGGAAGCCCAGTACTCGATTACGATCATGACGGAAGCGGAGTTCAAAAAACACACAGAAACCATTGATTTTCGCAGTATCAAATCCGAAATGGTGAACACTGAAGAAACCCAAATGTTCTAG
- the gatB gene encoding Asp-tRNA(Asn)/Glu-tRNA(Gln) amidotransferase subunit GatB: protein MTASITTRYETIIGLEIHCQLGTATKIFCGCSTAFGAPPNTQVCPICLGHPGVLPVLNEQVLAFAVQTGLALNCTIAPYSKFDRKQYFYPDLPKNYQISQYDLPIATDGWVEIELADEQGKFYRKRVTIQRLHMEEDAGKLVHAGAERLSGSDYSLVDFNRAGVPLCEIVSGPDLRSGAEAAEYAQELRRIVRYLGVCDGNMQEGSLRCDVNISVRPVGETRFGTKVEIKNMNSFNAIQRAIDYEAKRHITALENGERLVQETRLWDEASQRTVSMRTKEGASDYRYFPEPDLPPIQLTPDQIEHWRSQLPELPHSKRHRYQEVLGLSPYDSRVLTDERAMAEYFEATVACGADPKLASNWITGDITAWLKTQKQDIRSLACRPSDLAELIGLIQAGTISGKIAKELLPELLTNGGSPQALVESRGLTQVSDPELIGQWIDEVFADHPQELSQYRGGKTKLFGFFVGKVMQKTGGRADPQRTNELLKQKLAP from the coding sequence ATGACCGCCAGCATCACCACCCGCTACGAAACCATCATTGGCTTGGAAATTCACTGCCAATTGGGCACCGCTACCAAAATTTTCTGCGGCTGTAGTACCGCCTTTGGTGCCCCCCCCAATACCCAAGTGTGTCCCATCTGTCTGGGGCATCCAGGGGTTTTGCCGGTGTTAAATGAGCAGGTTTTAGCGTTTGCGGTACAAACGGGTTTGGCGTTGAATTGCACCATTGCCCCCTATAGTAAATTTGACCGGAAACAGTATTTTTACCCTGATTTACCCAAAAATTACCAAATTTCCCAATACGATTTGCCCATTGCCACCGATGGTTGGGTGGAAATTGAATTGGCGGATGAACAGGGCAAATTTTATCGCAAGCGGGTCACCATCCAACGCCTGCACATGGAGGAGGATGCGGGGAAATTGGTACACGCCGGGGCGGAACGGCTGTCCGGGTCGGACTATTCCCTCGTGGATTTCAACCGGGCAGGGGTGCCCCTCTGTGAAATTGTCAGCGGTCCCGATTTGCGCTCCGGTGCGGAAGCCGCCGAATACGCCCAGGAACTGCGCCGGATTGTCCGCTACCTGGGGGTCTGTGATGGCAATATGCAGGAAGGTTCCCTACGTTGTGATGTCAATATCTCCGTGCGTCCGGTGGGGGAAACCCGCTTTGGGACGAAGGTAGAAATTAAAAATATGAATTCATTTAATGCCATCCAGCGGGCGATTGACTACGAAGCCAAACGACACATTACCGCCCTGGAAAATGGGGAACGGTTGGTGCAGGAAACCCGCCTGTGGGACGAAGCCAGCCAGCGCACGGTGAGTATGCGGACGAAGGAAGGGGCGAGCGATTACCGCTATTTCCCGGAGCCGGATTTACCCCCAATCCAACTCACGCCGGATCAAATTGAGCATTGGCGGTCACAACTACCGGAATTACCCCACAGTAAACGCCACCGTTACCAGGAGGTATTGGGCTTATCCCCCTACGATAGCCGGGTGCTGACCGATGAACGGGCAATGGCTGAGTATTTTGAAGCAACGGTTGCCTGCGGTGCCGACCCTAAACTGGCGAGCAACTGGATTACAGGGGACATCACCGCCTGGTTAAAAACCCAAAAACAGGACATCCGTAGCTTAGCCTGCCGTCCCAGTGACTTGGCTGAATTGATTGGCTTGATCCAAGCGGGCACCATCAGCGGCAAAATTGCCAAGGAATTGCTCCCCGAATTATTAACCAACGGCGGTTCTCCCCAAGCCTTGGTCGAGTCCAGGGGCTTAACCCAAGTCTCCGACCCGGAATTGATCGGGCAATGGATTGACGAAGTTTTTGCTGACCACCCCCAGGAACTCAGCCAGTACCGGGGCGGAAAAACCAAATTGTTTGGCTTTTTTGTGGGCAAAGTGATGCAAAAGACCGGCGGACGTGCCGACCCCCAGCGCACCAACGAATTGCTAAAACAAAAATTGGCACCCTAA
- a CDS encoding phytoene synthase — MAVTFSLPVELQPEAVAQAYAECERVTAEYAKTFYLGTLLMAPAKRRAVWAVYAWCRRTDELVDGPQCDSTSLGTLQDWETQLEKTFAGHPQDIYDLALYAATRNFPLEIQPFRDMIAGQRMDLCQCRYETFAELETYCYRVAGTVGLMSLAIMGARQDSVAVRRAAVALGIANQLTNILRDVGEDLQRGRIYLPIADLTAYSYTVKELQNGVINSAWRRLMRFQIQRARAYFTEAEPGVNQLSADARWPVWTALMNYRQILDQIEQNDYDVFNRRAYVSLPGKLVKLPWALWRSFWGV; from the coding sequence ATGGCGGTGACGTTTTCCCTTCCCGTGGAACTTCAGCCCGAGGCGGTGGCGCAAGCCTATGCGGAATGCGAGCGGGTGACAGCGGAATATGCGAAAACCTTTTACCTGGGTACCCTGCTGATGGCTCCGGCGAAACGGCGGGCGGTCTGGGCGGTCTATGCCTGGTGTCGGCGCACGGATGAACTGGTGGATGGGCCCCAATGCGACAGTACATCATTAGGAACCTTGCAGGACTGGGAAACCCAATTGGAAAAAACCTTTGCGGGGCATCCCCAGGATATTTATGACCTGGCTCTGTATGCGGCTACCCGGAACTTCCCCTTGGAAATCCAGCCCTTTCGGGACATGATTGCCGGGCAGAGGATGGATTTGTGCCAATGCCGTTACGAAACCTTTGCGGAACTGGAAACCTACTGCTACCGGGTGGCGGGCACGGTGGGGCTAATGTCCCTGGCGATTATGGGGGCACGGCAAGATTCGGTGGCGGTACGGCGGGCGGCGGTGGCCCTGGGGATTGCCAACCAACTGACCAACATTCTGCGGGACGTGGGCGAAGATTTGCAACGGGGGCGGATTTATTTACCCATTGCGGATTTGACCGCCTATAGTTACACGGTGAAGGAGTTGCAAAATGGGGTGATCAATTCGGCGTGGCGGCGGTTGATGCGGTTTCAAATTCAACGGGCGAGAGCCTATTTCACCGAAGCGGAACCGGGGGTCAATCAACTGTCTGCGGATGCCCGGTGGCCGGTGTGGACAGCGCTGATGAATTACCGGCAGATTTTGGATCAAATTGAACAGAATGACTATGATGTATTTAACCGGCGGGCATATGTGTCTTTGCCCGGTAAATTGGTGAAATTACCCTGGGCTTTATGGCGTTCCTTTTGGGGAGTATAA
- the pds gene encoding 15-cis-phytoene desaturase codes for MRVAIAGGGLAGLACGKYLVDAGHQPLIYESREVLGGLVAAWRDEEGDWYETGLHAFFGAYPNMLQLMAELGISDRLQWKQHTLIFNQPEKPGVLSRFDVPDIPTPFNIIAAILRNNDMLTWEQKLRFAIGLTPAMLRGQKYVEAMDKYTLLEWLQKQGIDERVNSDIFVAASKALTFLDPDQVSATIPLTALNRFLQERYGSKIAFLDGSPTERLCQPIVDYITERGGEVHLLSPLKEYVLNPDQTVAGMVIRGLDGQPDYMVKADAYVSALSVDPLKVLLPPAWKSLPFFQKLEGLEGVPVINIHLWFDRKLSDVDHLLFSRSPVLSVYADMSNTCKEYSDPNRSMLELVLAPAKDWIDRSEAEILEVTMQELQKLFPQHLTGENPARLRKYKIVKTPRSVYQAIPGRQQYRPSQVTPIRNFFLAGSYTMQRYLGSMEGAVLSGKLAAQAVAAYGSQMAQVPVAVR; via the coding sequence ATGCGGGTAGCGATTGCGGGCGGGGGTTTGGCAGGTTTGGCCTGTGGCAAGTATTTGGTGGATGCGGGGCATCAGCCTTTAATTTATGAGAGCCGGGAGGTGTTGGGGGGGCTAGTGGCGGCCTGGCGGGACGAGGAGGGGGATTGGTATGAAACCGGGCTACACGCTTTTTTTGGTGCCTATCCCAATATGTTGCAGTTGATGGCGGAACTGGGGATCAGCGACCGCTTGCAGTGGAAACAGCATACGTTAATTTTTAATCAACCGGAAAAGCCGGGGGTTTTGTCCCGATTTGATGTGCCGGATATTCCCACCCCGTTTAACATCATCGCCGCCATTTTACGCAACAACGATATGCTCACCTGGGAGCAGAAATTGCGGTTTGCCATCGGGTTGACCCCGGCGATGTTGCGGGGGCAAAAGTATGTGGAAGCTATGGATAAATATACCCTGCTGGAGTGGTTGCAAAAACAGGGGATTGATGAGCGGGTAAATAGTGATATTTTTGTGGCGGCTTCCAAGGCATTAACGTTTCTTGACCCGGATCAGGTGTCGGCGACGATTCCTTTGACGGCTCTCAATCGTTTTTTGCAGGAACGGTATGGGTCAAAAATTGCCTTTTTGGATGGTTCGCCCACCGAGCGTTTGTGTCAGCCCATCGTGGATTACATCACCGAGCGGGGGGGAGAAGTGCATCTATTATCCCCCCTAAAAGAATATGTATTAAACCCGGATCAAACGGTGGCGGGGATGGTGATCCGGGGGTTGGATGGGCAACCGGATTACATGGTCAAAGCGGATGCCTATGTATCTGCCCTCTCCGTTGATCCCCTCAAGGTTCTCTTACCGCCAGCGTGGAAATCCCTACCGTTTTTCCAAAAACTCGAAGGGCTGGAAGGGGTGCCGGTGATCAACATTCACCTGTGGTTTGACCGCAAACTCAGCGATGTGGATCATTTACTTTTTTCCCGGTCGCCGGTGTTGAGTGTGTATGCGGATATGAGCAACACCTGTAAGGAATACAGCGACCCGAACCGCTCCATGTTGGAATTGGTTTTAGCCCCGGCAAAGGATTGGATTGACCGTTCCGAGGCGGAAATTTTAGAGGTGACCATGCAGGAGTTACAAAAATTATTTCCCCAACATTTAACCGGGGAGAATCCGGCTCGGTTACGCAAATACAAGATTGTCAAAACCCCCCGTTCGGTGTACCAAGCCATTCCCGGTCGCCAGCAGTACCGTCCCAGCCAGGTGACCCCGATTCGCAATTTCTTTTTGGCGGGCAGTTACACCATGCAACGCTACCTGGGGAGTATGGAAGGGGCGGTGCTTTCTGGTAAACTAGCGGCGCAGGCGGTGGCGGCCTATGGTTCCCAAATGGCGCAGGTTCCCGTGGCAGTACGTTAA
- the thrC gene encoding threonine synthase, translating into MVATPTQTATFSHLQCKECGAQYPLRAMHVCELCFGPLEVKYDLGAIRRQVTRESIERGPHSIWRYRAFLPVESEQPIDLGTGMTPLIRAERLGRRLGLRNLWIKNDAVNMPTLSFKDRVVSVALTRAKELGFTTVGCASTGNLANSTAAIAAHAGLECCVFIPADLEAGKILGTLIYRPTVMAVKGNYDQVNRLCSEVANSQGWGFVNINLRPYYSEGSKTLGFEVAEQLGWQLPDCIVAPLASGSLFTKIYKGFQELVQVGLVADKPVQCHGAQAQGCAPIAQAFAAGRDFIAPVKPHTIAKSIAIGNPADGVYALDLARQTGGQIAAVSDPEIIAGIQLLAETEGIFTETAGGTTVAVLQKLAEAGHIDPDALTVVYITGNGLKTQEAVQGAIGEPLTIEPQLSSFARAWERSQTLERLEWQEVLV; encoded by the coding sequence ATGGTGGCTACCCCGACTCAGACCGCAACGTTCTCCCATTTGCAGTGCAAGGAATGTGGGGCGCAGTACCCCTTGCGGGCGATGCACGTCTGTGAGTTGTGCTTTGGACCGTTGGAGGTGAAGTACGATTTGGGGGCGATTCGCAGGCAAGTGACCCGGGAGAGCATTGAGCGGGGCCCCCATTCCATCTGGCGGTATCGGGCGTTTTTACCCGTAGAAAGCGAGCAACCCATTGATTTGGGCACGGGCATGACTCCCCTCATTCGGGCGGAACGGCTGGGTCGCCGGTTGGGGCTACGCAATCTCTGGATCAAAAATGATGCGGTGAATATGCCCACCCTGAGCTTCAAAGACCGGGTGGTGTCGGTGGCGTTGACCCGGGCGAAGGAGTTGGGCTTTACGACGGTGGGGTGTGCCAGCACGGGGAATTTAGCCAATTCCACGGCGGCGATTGCAGCCCATGCGGGGTTGGAATGTTGCGTGTTTATCCCGGCGGATTTGGAGGCGGGGAAAATCCTGGGGACGTTGATCTATCGCCCGACGGTGATGGCGGTGAAAGGGAACTATGACCAGGTGAACCGCCTGTGTTCCGAGGTCGCCAACAGCCAGGGCTGGGGGTTTGTGAATATCAACCTGCGTCCCTACTATTCCGAGGGTTCCAAGACCCTGGGGTTTGAGGTGGCGGAGCAGTTGGGCTGGCAATTGCCGGATTGCATCGTGGCACCTTTGGCGAGCGGTTCCCTGTTTACAAAAATTTACAAAGGGTTTCAGGAGTTGGTGCAGGTGGGGTTGGTGGCGGACAAGCCGGTGCAGTGTCACGGTGCCCAAGCCCAGGGGTGTGCGCCCATTGCCCAGGCGTTTGCGGCAGGGCGGGATTTTATTGCCCCGGTGAAGCCCCATACCATTGCCAAGTCCATTGCCATTGGCAACCCCGCCGATGGGGTCTATGCCCTGGATTTAGCCCGCCAAACCGGGGGGCAAATTGCCGCCGTGAGTGACCCGGAAATTATCGCTGGCATTCAGCTTTTGGCGGAAACGGAAGGGATTTTCACGGAAACGGCGGGGGGAACCACCGTAGCGGTATTACAAAAACTCGCCGAGGCGGGTCACATTGACCCGGATGCCCTGACGGTGGTGTATATCACGGGCAATGGTTTGAAAACCCAGGAGGCGGTGCAGGGGGCGATTGGGGAACCCTTGACGATTGAGCCCCAGTTGAGCAGTTTTGCCCGGGCGTGGGAGCGTTCCCAGACCCTAGAGCGGTTGGAGTGGCAGGAAGTGCTGGTGTAG
- a CDS encoding BLUF domain-containing protein gives MGLYRMIYISRAVPGLGYSDLRDIMAKSEVNNSHVGLTGLLCFGNGIFLQILEGSRQAISHTYHRILQDPRHHSAELVAFDPVLQREFIQWSMKLVQIDEDSPEKMRRLYLKYSGEIHFAPETMTPAQCLQFMIEIDPARSGLKV, from the coding sequence ATGGGCTTGTATCGGATGATTTATATTAGTCGGGCGGTGCCGGGGTTGGGCTACAGCGATTTGCGGGACATCATGGCAAAGTCCGAGGTCAACAACAGCCATGTGGGGTTAACCGGGTTGCTCTGCTTTGGCAATGGCATTTTTTTGCAAATTTTAGAGGGCAGTCGTCAAGCCATTAGCCATACCTACCACCGCATCCTACAAGACCCCCGCCACCACAGTGCCGAATTGGTCGCCTTTGACCCCGTCCTCCAGCGGGAATTTATCCAATGGTCCATGAAATTGGTGCAAATTGACGAGGACAGCCCGGAAAAAATGCGCCGCCTTTACCTGAAATATTCTGGGGAAATTCATTTTGCCCCGGAAACCATGACCCCGGCGCAATGCCTGCAATTTATGATCGAGATCGACCCCGCCCGTAGTGGGCTGAAGGTTTGA
- a CDS encoding serine/threonine-protein kinase: MGNDHPAIPDLYAYFPLTVPKISYPHETQEHFYLVQEYIDGEDLEHELQRLGPFDETKIIELLKALLPILQFVHGRNIIHRDIKPANIMRHRQGKIYLLDFGAVRDLFATSKWTTVGTTGYAAPEQYHGGEVYPSTDLYGLGVTCLRLLTGLPPEDLYDAYMGTWQWRDKVHLSPHLTQILDRMVRLVVQERFTSAAEVLEQLQQLPRRVQLPPNSKPLRPPSAPLQPAPIVPVVRPLPVPQARPALEVVLGQIFLIAAVMGLWVMAAVVKLGAPVGISILFGLLLGGWVWFWGRTWLQIPWLAGLWVMNFILLAWLVPGAWFRLGLGSVILGLVTVGILTLTQWLRQALR, from the coding sequence GTGGGGAATGACCACCCTGCTATCCCGGATTTGTATGCCTATTTCCCCTTAACGGTGCCCAAAATCAGCTATCCCCACGAAACCCAAGAGCATTTTTACTTGGTGCAGGAATATATTGACGGGGAGGATTTGGAACATGAATTGCAACGCTTGGGTCCCTTCGATGAAACCAAAATTATCGAGTTACTCAAAGCCCTCCTGCCGATTTTGCAATTTGTCCACGGGCGCAATATCATCCATCGGGATATTAAACCGGCGAATATCATGCGCCATCGCCAGGGCAAAATTTATCTGTTGGATTTTGGGGCGGTGCGGGATTTGTTTGCCACATCTAAATGGACAACGGTGGGGACGACGGGCTATGCCGCCCCGGAGCAATATCACGGCGGGGAAGTGTACCCCTCCACGGATTTGTACGGACTGGGGGTGACCTGTTTGCGGCTGTTGACCGGGTTGCCGCCGGAGGATTTGTACGATGCCTACATGGGGACGTGGCAATGGCGGGACAAGGTGCACCTGAGTCCCCACCTCACCCAGATTTTGGATCGGATGGTGCGCTTGGTGGTACAGGAGCGGTTTACCAGTGCGGCGGAGGTGCTGGAGCAGTTGCAACAACTCCCCCGGCGGGTGCAATTGCCCCCCAATTCCAAACCCCTGCGCCCCCCTTCGGCACCCCTCCAGCCGGCCCCGATTGTGCCGGTGGTCCGTCCCCTGCCCGTGCCCCAAGCTCGCCCTGCCCTGGAAGTGGTTCTGGGACAAATTTTTTTGATTGCGGCGGTGATGGGGTTGTGGGTGATGGCGGCGGTGGTCAAACTGGGCGCACCGGTGGGGATCAGTATCCTGTTTGGTTTGCTCCTGGGGGGGTGGGTGTGGTTTTGGGGGCGCACCTGGTTGCAAATTCCCTGGTTGGCGGGGCTGTGGGTGATGAATTTTATCCTGTTGGCGTGGTTGGTGCCTGGGGCGTGGTTCCGCCTGGGCTTGGGGTCGGTGATCCTGGGGTTGGTCACGGTGGGCATCCTTACCCTGACCCAATGGTTGCGCCAAGCCCTGCGCTGA
- a CDS encoding 4-Cys prefix domain-containing protein gives MDLYCTRPGCPAPLNRVDIDEEQLRSIEQIHCRACQMPLILAGAYVPVKPLGRGGFGATFLAIDRYLPNMEHCVVKHFRPDGMNAEEIAMARRLFAREATVLQKWGMTTLLSRICMPISP, from the coding sequence ATGGATTTATATTGTACCCGCCCTGGTTGTCCTGCCCCGCTGAATCGGGTGGACATTGATGAGGAGCAACTCCGCAGTATTGAGCAAATCCACTGCCGTGCCTGCCAGATGCCCTTGATTTTGGCGGGGGCTTATGTACCGGTTAAACCCTTGGGACGGGGGGGGTTTGGGGCGACGTTTCTCGCCATTGACCGCTACCTGCCCAACATGGAACATTGCGTGGTCAAACACTTTCGCCCGGATGGGATGAATGCGGAAGAAATAGCGATGGCACGGCGGTTGTTTGCCCGGGAAGCGACGGTGTTACAAAAGTGGGGAATGACCACCCTGCTATCCCGGATTTGTATGCCTATTTCCCCTTAA
- the fabG gene encoding 3-oxoacyl-[acyl-carrier-protein] reductase: MTASPVVIITGASRGIGRAIALEFAATNARIGVNYSRSAEAAQKVAEEIQALGGSALLLQADVSQAAQVETLFQQVMAQWGRVDVLVNNAGITRDGLMIRMKDEDWREVMNLNLDGVFYCTRAALKIMMKQKSGRIINITSIAGVMGNPGQANYSAAKAGVIGLTRTVAKEYASRGITVNAVAPGFIATEMTAQLKQEELLKLIPLGRYGEAAEVAGLVGFLGRHPAAAYITGQVFHIDGGLVMG; encoded by the coding sequence ATGACCGCATCTCCCGTAGTGATCATTACCGGTGCCTCCCGGGGTATTGGGCGAGCCATTGCCCTGGAATTTGCCGCCACCAACGCCCGGATTGGGGTGAATTACAGCCGTTCCGCCGAGGCCGCCCAGAAGGTTGCTGAGGAAATTCAGGCATTGGGTGGGTCAGCCCTGCTCCTACAGGCGGATGTCTCCCAAGCGGCGCAAGTGGAAACCCTCTTTCAGCAGGTGATGGCGCAGTGGGGGCGGGTGGATGTGCTGGTGAATAATGCCGGTATTACCCGGGATGGGCTGATGATTCGCATGAAGGATGAGGATTGGCGGGAGGTCATGAATTTGAATTTAGATGGGGTATTTTACTGCACCCGTGCCGCCCTGAAAATCATGATGAAGCAAAAATCAGGACGGATTATTAATATCACCTCCATCGCCGGAGTCATGGGCAATCCGGGGCAAGCCAATTACAGTGCGGCGAAAGCGGGGGTGATTGGTCTGACCCGCACCGTTGCCAAGGAATATGCCTCCCGGGGAATTACGGTGAATGCGGTTGCGCCTGGATTTATTGCCACCGAGATGACCGCTCAACTCAAACAAGAGGAATTACTCAAATTGATTCCCTTGGGACGCTATGGGGAGGCGGCGGAAGTGGCGGGTTTGGTCGGCTTTTTGGGACGGCATCCGGCGGCGGCTTATATCACTGGTCAGGTATTTCACATTGATGGGGGCTTGGTGATGGGTTAG